DNA from Streptomyces rishiriensis:
CGGCGGCGGCGGCTACGCGGTCTCCGGTGGTCTGCACGGCGTCGGCGTCTCGGTCGTGAACGCCCTGTCGAGCAAGGTCGCGGTCGAGGTGCGCACCGACGGCCACCGCTGGACGCAGGACTACAAGATGGGCGTCCCGACGGCCCCTCTCGTCCAGCACGAGGCCACGGACGAGACCGGCACGTCGGTCACCTTCTGGGCCGACGCCGACATCTTCGAGACCACGGAGTACTCCTTCGAGACGCTCTCGCGGCGCTTCCAGGAGATGGCGTTCCTCAACAAGGGTTTGACGATCAAACTCACCGACGAGCGCGAGTCGGCGAAGGCCACCGCCGGGGCGGACGAGGCGGGTGCGGACGAGAAGGACGAGGTCAAGACCGTCACGTACCACTACGAGGGCGGCATCGTCGACTTCGTGAAGTACCTCAACTCCCGCAAGGGCGACGCGGTGCACCCGACGGTGATCGACCTCGAGGCGGAGGACAAGGAGAAGAGCCTCTCCCTCGAAGTCGCCATGCAGTGGAACAGCGGTTACAGCGAGGGCGTGTACTCCTTCGCCAACATCATCCACACGCATGAGGGCGGCACGCACGAGGAGGGCTTCCGCTCCGCGCTGACGAACCTGGTCAACAAGTACGCGCGCGACAAGAAGCTGCTGCGGGAGAAGGACGACAACCTCACGGGTGACGACATCCGCGAGGGTCTGACGGCGATCATCTCCGTCAAGCTGAGCGAGCCTCAGTTCGAGGGTCAGACGAAGACCAAGCTGGGCAACACGGAGGCGAAGACCTTCGTCCAGAAGGCGGTCTACGAGCACCTCAACGACTGGCTGGACCGCAACCCGGTGGAGGCGGCGGACATCGTCCGCAAGGGCATCCAGGCGGCCACCGCGCGCGTGGCGGCCCGCAAGGCCCGCGACCTGACCCGCCGCAAGGGTCTGCTGGAGTCGGCGTCCCTGCCGGGCAAGCTCTCCGACTGCCAGTCGAACGACCCGATCAAGTGCGAGATCTTCATCGTCGAGGGTGACTCCGCCGGCGGCTCGGCCAAGTCCGGCCGTAACCCGCAGTACCAGGCGATCCTCCCGATCCGGGGCAAGATCCTCAACGTCGAGAAGGCGCGGATCGACAAGATCCTCCAGAACCAGGAGATCCAGGCGCTGATCTCCGCCTTCGGTACCGGTGTGCACGAGGACTTCGACATCTCCAAGCTCCGCTATCACAAGATCATCCTGATGGCGGACGCCGATGTCGACGGCCAGCACATCAACACCCTGCTGCTGACCTTCCTGTTCCGCTTCATGCGGCCGCTGGTCGAGGCCGGGCACGTGTTCCTCTCCCGCCCCCCGCTCTACAAGATCAAGTGGGGCCGGGAGGACATCGAGTACGCGTACTCCGACCGGGAGCGCGACGCGCTGCTCGAGATGGGCCGCCAGCGCGGCAAGCGCGTGCGCGAGGACTCGATCCAGCGCTTCAAGGGTCTCGGTGAGATGAACGCCGAGGAACTGCGCATCACGACCATGGACCAGGAACACCGCGTTCTCGGCCAGGTCACCCTCGACGACGCCGCCCAGGCCGACGACCTGTTCTCGGTCCTGATGGGCGAGGACGTCGAAGCGCGCCGCGCCTTCATCCAGCGCAACGCCAAGGACGTCCGCTTCCTCGACATCTGAGTCGGTCTCAGCTGACCGCGTCAGAAAGGATTCTCACCAGCAATGACCGACGAGAACACTCCCGTCACCCCTGAAGAGGGCGGCGACGTCGTGATGCGCATCGAGCCCGTCGGGCTCGAGACGGAGATGCAGCGCTCGTACCTCGACTACGCCATGTCCGTCATCGTCTCCCGCGCGCTGCCGGACGTCCGGGACGGCCTCAAGCCCGTCCACCGCCGCGTCCTGTACGCCATGTACGACGGCGGCTACCGGCCCGAGAAGGGCTTCTACAAGTGTGCCCGCGTCGTCGGCGACGTCATGGGCAACTACCACCCGCACGGCGACTCCTCGATCTACGACGCGCTGGTCCGCCTCGCGCAGCCGTGGTCGATGCGGATGCCGCTGGTCGACTCCAACGGCAACTTCGGTTCTCCCGGCAACGACCCGGCGGCCGCCATGCGGTACACCGAGTGCAAGATGATGCCGCTGTCCATGGAGATGGTCCGCGACATCGACGAGGAGACCGTCGACTTCACGGACAACTACGACGGCCGCTCCCAGGAGCCGACCGTCCTGCCGGCCCGTTTCCCGAACCTGCTGATCAACGGTTCGGCCGGTATCGCGGTCGGCATGGCGACCAACATCCCGCCGCACAACCTGCGCGAGGTCGCGTCCGGCGCCCAGTGGTACCTGGAGAACCCGGAGGCCTCGCACGAGGAGCTCCTGGACGCCCTCATCGAGCGCATCAAGGGCCCCGACTTCCCGACCGGGGCACTCGTCGTCGGCCGCAAGGGCATCGAGGAGGCGTACCGCACGGGCCGTGGCTCCATCACGATGCGCGCAGTCGTCGCGGTCGAGGAGATCCAGAACCGCCAGTGCCTGGTGGTCACGGAGCTGCCGTACCAGACCAACCCCGACAACCTCGCGCAGAAGATCGCCGACCTGGTGAAGGACGGCAAGGTCGGCGGCATCGCGGACGTCCGTGACGAGACGTCGTCCCGGACGGGCCAGCGCCTGGTCATCGTCCTCAAGCGGGACGCGGTCGCCAAGGTCGTCCTCAACAACCTGTACAAGCACACGGACCTCCAGTCGAACTTCGGCGCCAACATGCTGGCCCTGGTCGACGGGGTGCCGCGCACGCTCTCGCTGGACGCGTTCATCCGCCACTGGGTGACGCACCAGATCGAGGTCGTCGTCCGCCGTACGCGCTTCCGGCTGCGCAAGGCCGAGGAGCGGGCGCACATCCTGCGCGGCCTGCTGAAGGCCCTGGACGCCATCGACGAGGTCATCGCGCTGATCCGGCGCAGCGACACCGTCGACATCGCGCGCACGGGCCTGATGCAGCTCCTGGAGATCGACGAGATCCAGGCCAACGCCATCCTCGAGATGCAGCTGCGCCGACTGGCCGCCCTGGAGCGCCAGAAGATCATCCAGGAGCACGACGAACTCCAGGCGAAGATCACCGAGTACAACGCGATCCTGGCCTCGCCGGTCCGCCAGCGCGGCATCGTGAGCGAGGAACTGGCCGCGATCGTCGAGAAGTACGGCGACGACCGCAAGACGATGCTGGTGCCCTACGACGGTGACATGTCCATCGAGGACCTGATCGCCGAGGAGGACATCGTCGTCACCATCTCGCGCGGTGGCTACGTCAAGCGCACGAAGACGGACGACTACCGCTCCCAGAAGCGCGGCGGCAAGGGCGTGCGCGGGGCGAAGCTCAAGGAAGACGACATCGTCGACCACTTCTTCGTCTCCACCACGCACCACTGGCTGCTGTTCTTCACCAACAAGGGCCGGGTGTACCGGGCGAAGGCGTACGAGCTGCCCGACGCCGGCCGGGACGCGCGTGGACAGCACGTCGCCAACCTGCTGGCCTTCCAGCCGGACGAGGCGATCGCCGAGATTCTCGCGATCCGCGACTACGAGGCGGCGCCCTACCTGGTGCTGGCCACCAAGGGCGGCCTGGTCAAGAAGACGCCTCTGAAGGATTACGATTCGCCGCGTGCCGGTGGTGTCATCGCGATCAACCTCCGTGAGACGGAGGACGGTTCCGACGACGAACTGATCGGAGCCGAACTCGTCTCGGCCGACGACGATCTGCTTCTGATCAGCAAGAAGGCGCAGTCGATCCGGTTCACCGCCACGGACGAATCCCTGCGGCCCATGGGCCGCGCGACCTCGGGTGTCAAGGGCATGAGCTTCCGTGAGGGAGACCAGCTGCTCTCGATGAATGTTGTTCGACCCGGTACGTTCGTGTTCACTGCCACAGACGGCGGGTACGCGAAGCGGACCGCCGTCGACGAGTACCGCGTCCAGGGTCGCGGCGGCCTGGGTATCAAGGCTGCCAAGATCGTCGAGGACCGCGGTTCGCTCGTCGGCGCGCTGGTGGTCGAGGAGACCGACGAGATCCTCGCCATCACGCTGTCCGGCGGTGTGATTCGTACGCGAGTCAACGAGGTCAGGGAGACGGGCCGTGACACCATGGGCGTTCAACTGATCAACCTGGGCAAGCGCGATGCCGTCGTCGGTATCGCACGTAACGCCGAGGCGGGGCGCGAGGCGGAGGAGGTCGACGGCGTGGTCGCCGTGGACGACACCGCCGAGGCAGCCACGACCACCGGCACGGACGAGGGTGAGTCGCCCTCGTCCGAGTAGCACGAGGAGTGAGTCATCGTGAGCGGAGCCACGGGCGCCGGTACGTCTGCCGGTACGGGAAAGAACGGCGGCGGCCGTGGCTCCGCCGCGTCGGCGGGGGACGCGCGTACGACCGACGCGCGGGGCGCCGGGGGTGCCGACGGGCGTGCGGCGGACACCCACACGACCCAGTTGAAGGCCATCAAGCCCGCTGCGGTCGACTCGCCCACACCCTCGACCGACACGCAAGGATCGAAGGGATCCCAGGGGGGAACCGTGACGGACACCAGAGGCACGCAGGCCCAGCAGGAGGCGTCGCCGCTCCCCGGTGAGCGGCAGCCGCAGCAGCCCGCCGGGCCCTACCACCCGCCGCAGGCCTACCCGACGCAGACGCCGGCGGCGCCGGCCGCGGCAGGCGCCGTACGGCGTCCGCGAACCGGCGCCCGCACCACGCCCCGGGTGCGCAAGGCACGCCTGCGCGTGGCGAAGGCCGACCCCTGGTCGGTGATGAAGGTCAGCTTCCTGCTCTCCATCGCCCTGGGCATCTGCACGATCGTCGCGGCCGCCGTGCTGTGGATGGTCATGGACGCGATGGGCGTGTTCTCCACGGTCGGCGGCACGGTCTCCGAGGCGACCGGCTCGAACGAGTCGAACGGCTTCGACCTGCAGTCGTTCCTGTCGCTCTCCCACGTCCTGATGTTCACGGCGATCATCGCGGTCATCGACGTCGTCCTCGCGACCGCGCTCGCGACGCTCGGCGCGTTCATCTACAACCTGTCCGCGGGCTTCGTCGGTGGCGTCGAACTGACGCTGGCCGAGGACGAGTGACCTTTGCCGTCGTAGCGGTTCCAAACCCTGCCGTGCGTCCCGCGACTATCGATTTTGGGACTGCGCACGTCGTGCGCTAATCTTCAGGAGTCAGCGCGCGGGACACACACCGCAGAGCGCGGCGGGGCTATAGCTCAGTTGGTTAGAGCGCATCCCTGATAAGGATGAGGCCACAGGTTCAAATCCTGTTAGCCCCACCAGCACAAAGACCCCCAATCGATCATGGTTGGGGGTCTTTGACATCTACGGCTGACATCAACGGCCGTGAATGGCTGCGGTCAGCCGATAAGCGGGTCCTCCAGGAGTTCGGCCAGCATGCCCACAGCCTCCCGCTCGCCGTCGCCCACAACGTGTGTATAGACGTCCATGGTCATGCTGATCTGGCTGTGCCGCAGGATCGCCTGAGCGACCTTGGGATGCACCTTCAGGAAGGCGAGCAGGGTGCCGCAGGTGTGTCGGGCGAGCCGGACTGTGATGCGCCGCACACCGGCCCGCTTCACGAGGCGATCGAAGGTCCGTGAGAAGCCCATCGGGTCGATCATGCCGCCGTGCTCGGAGGAAAAAATCAGGTCGTGCCCCTCTTCCTGCACCCAGTGTTCACCGGCGATCTTGCGTTCCAGTTCCTGGAGCTCCCGGCGCTCCTCCAGGACACGGGCGCAGAACTCCGGCAGCGGCAGCACCGCCTGTGAGGACTCGGTCTTGAGGTCCTTCAGGACCAGGCCCACGCCCTTGACCCGCTGCACCTGCTTGACCGGGGTGAACTGCCCCGCTTCGAAGTCGACGTCCTGCCAGCGCAGGCCCAGGATCTCGCCCCGGCGCAGACCAAGGACGAGCACCAGGACGCCGGCCGCGTAGAGGCGGTGGGCACGGGCCGAGCGAAGGAACGTGATCGCCTCACGCGCGTTCCAGGCCGAGCCCTTGTCCTTACTGACCTTGGGCATGTCGACCAGGAGGGCGACGTTGCGCGTCAGCAGCTCCTCGCGCATGGCCGCGTTGAGGCCGTTCCGGAGGACACGCAGCACCTCGAAGCGGGTGGACGCACCGACCTTTTCTCGCTTCAGGGTGGCCATGAAGGTGCGGACCTCGGCGGGTGTCAGCTTGGCCAGAGGCTTCTTACCGAGGTGCGGCAGCAGGTACAGCCGCAGCTTGGACTCGTACTTCACGTACGTGTTGTGCTCGCGCTCCGGCCTGATGATGTGCTCCAGCCAGTAGGCCAGCCACTCGCCAAGCGTCCAGGCACGGGACGGCACAGGGA
Protein-coding regions in this window:
- a CDS encoding tyrosine-type recombinase/integrase, coding for MSKRRPNGGGTITKRKDGRYHGAAYVTDTDGNRVRKYVYGRTWDETNEKLGKLQDQERNGVPVPSRAWTLGEWLAYWLEHIIRPEREHNTYVKYESKLRLYLLPHLGKKPLAKLTPAEVRTFMATLKREKVGASTRFEVLRVLRNGLNAAMREELLTRNVALLVDMPKVSKDKGSAWNAREAITFLRSARAHRLYAAGVLVLVLGLRRGEILGLRWQDVDFEAGQFTPVKQVQRVKGVGLVLKDLKTESSQAVLPLPEFCARVLEERRELQELERKIAGEHWVQEEGHDLIFSSEHGGMIDPMGFSRTFDRLVKRAGVRRITVRLARHTCGTLLAFLKVHPKVAQAILRHSQISMTMDVYTHVVGDGEREAVGMLAELLEDPLIG
- the gyrA gene encoding DNA gyrase subunit A, which codes for MTDENTPVTPEEGGDVVMRIEPVGLETEMQRSYLDYAMSVIVSRALPDVRDGLKPVHRRVLYAMYDGGYRPEKGFYKCARVVGDVMGNYHPHGDSSIYDALVRLAQPWSMRMPLVDSNGNFGSPGNDPAAAMRYTECKMMPLSMEMVRDIDEETVDFTDNYDGRSQEPTVLPARFPNLLINGSAGIAVGMATNIPPHNLREVASGAQWYLENPEASHEELLDALIERIKGPDFPTGALVVGRKGIEEAYRTGRGSITMRAVVAVEEIQNRQCLVVTELPYQTNPDNLAQKIADLVKDGKVGGIADVRDETSSRTGQRLVIVLKRDAVAKVVLNNLYKHTDLQSNFGANMLALVDGVPRTLSLDAFIRHWVTHQIEVVVRRTRFRLRKAEERAHILRGLLKALDAIDEVIALIRRSDTVDIARTGLMQLLEIDEIQANAILEMQLRRLAALERQKIIQEHDELQAKITEYNAILASPVRQRGIVSEELAAIVEKYGDDRKTMLVPYDGDMSIEDLIAEEDIVVTISRGGYVKRTKTDDYRSQKRGGKGVRGAKLKEDDIVDHFFVSTTHHWLLFFTNKGRVYRAKAYELPDAGRDARGQHVANLLAFQPDEAIAEILAIRDYEAAPYLVLATKGGLVKKTPLKDYDSPRAGGVIAINLRETEDGSDDELIGAELVSADDDLLLISKKAQSIRFTATDESLRPMGRATSGVKGMSFREGDQLLSMNVVRPGTFVFTATDGGYAKRTAVDEYRVQGRGGLGIKAAKIVEDRGSLVGALVVEETDEILAITLSGGVIRTRVNEVRETGRDTMGVQLINLGKRDAVVGIARNAEAGREAEEVDGVVAVDDTAEAATTTGTDEGESPSSE
- the gyrB gene encoding DNA topoisomerase (ATP-hydrolyzing) subunit B, producing MLCQKGRFVADSGNPNENIPSIDAGASGGAAASTSEVTSSYDASAITVLEGLDAVRKRPGMYIGSTGERGLHHLVYEVVDNSVDEALAGHADTIDITILADGGVRVIDNGRGIPVGIVASEGKPAIEVVLTVLHAGGKFGGGGYAVSGGLHGVGVSVVNALSSKVAVEVRTDGHRWTQDYKMGVPTAPLVQHEATDETGTSVTFWADADIFETTEYSFETLSRRFQEMAFLNKGLTIKLTDERESAKATAGADEAGADEKDEVKTVTYHYEGGIVDFVKYLNSRKGDAVHPTVIDLEAEDKEKSLSLEVAMQWNSGYSEGVYSFANIIHTHEGGTHEEGFRSALTNLVNKYARDKKLLREKDDNLTGDDIREGLTAIISVKLSEPQFEGQTKTKLGNTEAKTFVQKAVYEHLNDWLDRNPVEAADIVRKGIQAATARVAARKARDLTRRKGLLESASLPGKLSDCQSNDPIKCEIFIVEGDSAGGSAKSGRNPQYQAILPIRGKILNVEKARIDKILQNQEIQALISAFGTGVHEDFDISKLRYHKIILMADADVDGQHINTLLLTFLFRFMRPLVEAGHVFLSRPPLYKIKWGREDIEYAYSDRERDALLEMGRQRGKRVREDSIQRFKGLGEMNAEELRITTMDQEHRVLGQVTLDDAAQADDLFSVLMGEDVEARRAFIQRNAKDVRFLDI
- a CDS encoding DUF3566 domain-containing protein; its protein translation is MSGATGAGTSAGTGKNGGGRGSAASAGDARTTDARGAGGADGRAADTHTTQLKAIKPAAVDSPTPSTDTQGSKGSQGGTVTDTRGTQAQQEASPLPGERQPQQPAGPYHPPQAYPTQTPAAPAAAGAVRRPRTGARTTPRVRKARLRVAKADPWSVMKVSFLLSIALGICTIVAAAVLWMVMDAMGVFSTVGGTVSEATGSNESNGFDLQSFLSLSHVLMFTAIIAVIDVVLATALATLGAFIYNLSAGFVGGVELTLAEDE